One stretch of Methylococcus capsulatus DNA includes these proteins:
- a CDS encoding protein-L-isoaspartate(D-aspartate) O-methyltransferase yields MSLSQMMRDLEAEVSLTRHLTGRGRLSPEVMKAMRKVPRHRFVPADRVQFAFDNGPVPIGCGQTISQPFIVALMTDLLNPKKESVILEIGAGSGYQAAILSHLVKRVYTVEIIPELGEQAAERLKKLGYRNVEVRIGDGYFGWPEHAPYDGIIVTAAAPYVPDPLIEQLKPGGRMVIPVGLPYHHQELMTVDKNAQGEIETRSVLPVAFVPLTGEGEYRPGPERA; encoded by the coding sequence ATGAGTCTGTCCCAGATGATGCGGGACCTCGAGGCCGAGGTCTCGCTGACGCGCCATCTCACCGGCCGCGGCAGGCTGTCACCCGAGGTGATGAAAGCCATGCGCAAGGTTCCGCGGCATCGCTTCGTGCCTGCCGACCGGGTGCAGTTCGCTTTCGACAACGGTCCGGTCCCCATCGGTTGCGGCCAGACCATCTCCCAGCCCTTCATCGTGGCGCTGATGACCGATCTGCTGAATCCGAAGAAGGAGTCGGTCATCCTCGAAATCGGCGCCGGCTCCGGCTATCAGGCGGCGATCCTGTCGCACCTGGTGAAGCGGGTCTACACGGTCGAAATCATCCCGGAACTGGGCGAGCAGGCGGCCGAGAGGCTGAAAAAACTCGGCTATCGCAACGTGGAAGTGCGCATCGGCGACGGCTACTTCGGCTGGCCCGAACACGCGCCCTACGACGGCATCATCGTTACCGCGGCCGCACCTTATGTCCCCGATCCCTTGATCGAGCAGCTCAAGCCCGGGGGGCGCATGGTGATTCCGGTCGGCCTGCCTTACCACCATCAGGAATTGATGACGGTAGACAAGAACGCCCAAGGTGAAATCGAGACCCGCAGCGTGCTGCCCGTGGCTTTCGTGCCACTGACCGGCGAAGGCGAGTACCGTCCCGGGCCGGAGCGGGCATGA
- the fdxH gene encoding formate dehydrogenase subunit beta, with amino-acid sequence MALQSLDIVRRSATTTPSPQQRQTTEVAKLIDVTKCIGCKACQSACQEWNDLREEVGINEGSYQNPHDLTANSWTLMRFTETEENGTLEWLIRKDGCMHCADPGCLKACPSPGAIIQYSNGIVDFHEENCIGCGYCIAGCPFDIPRLSPKDGKAYKCTLCSDRVSVGLEPACIKSCPTQALVFGSKEDMIEHANERIADLKERGFEHAGLYDPAGVGGTHVMYVLHHADKPQLYDGLPQNPQISSLVGLWKGIFKPLATAALALTALAGFFHYVTVGPNETGEDEEEKKA; translated from the coding sequence ATGGCATTGCAATCCCTCGACATCGTCCGCCGCTCCGCCACCACGACGCCCAGCCCACAGCAGCGGCAGACGACGGAGGTGGCCAAGCTCATCGACGTCACCAAGTGCATCGGCTGCAAAGCCTGCCAGTCGGCCTGCCAGGAATGGAACGATCTGCGGGAAGAAGTCGGCATCAACGAGGGTTCTTACCAGAACCCCCATGATCTCACCGCCAATTCCTGGACCCTGATGCGCTTTACCGAGACCGAGGAAAACGGCACCCTCGAATGGCTGATCCGCAAGGACGGCTGCATGCACTGCGCCGACCCCGGCTGCCTCAAGGCCTGCCCCTCGCCCGGCGCGATCATCCAATACAGTAATGGCATCGTCGATTTCCACGAGGAAAACTGCATCGGCTGCGGCTACTGCATCGCCGGCTGCCCGTTCGACATTCCCCGCCTTTCTCCCAAGGACGGCAAAGCCTACAAGTGCACACTGTGTTCGGACCGCGTGTCGGTGGGGCTGGAGCCGGCCTGCATCAAGTCCTGCCCGACTCAGGCGCTGGTGTTCGGCAGCAAGGAAGACATGATTGAACACGCCAACGAGCGCATCGCCGACCTCAAGGAACGCGGCTTCGAGCACGCCGGCCTCTACGACCCGGCCGGCGTGGGCGGTACCCACGTGATGTATGTGTTGCATCATGCCGACAAACCGCAGCTCTACGACGGTCTGCCTCAAAACCCGCAAATCAGTAGCCTGGTCGGACTGTGGAAAGGCATCTTCAAGCCCCTGGCCACCGCTGCCTTGGCGCTCACCGCGCTGGCCGGGTTTTTCCACTATGTCACGGTCGGCCCCAACGAGACCGGGGAAGACGAAGAGGAGAAAAAGGCATGA